The proteins below come from a single Triticum aestivum cultivar Chinese Spring chromosome 5D, IWGSC CS RefSeq v2.1, whole genome shotgun sequence genomic window:
- the LOC123120278 gene encoding pyruvate kinase 1, cytosolic: MHSTNLLLEEPIRMVSILEPSKPNFFPAMTKIVGTLGPKSRSVEAISACLKAGMSVARFDFSWGDAAYHQETLENLKLAIKATKKLCAVMLDTVGPELQVVNKSEVTISLEENESVVLTPHQGQEASSKLLPINFAGLAKAVKPGATIFVGQYLFTGSETTSVWLEVSEVQGDDVVCVIKNSATLAGSLFTLHCSQIHIDMPTLSDEDKDVMKKWGAPNKIDFLSLSYTRHAEDVRQAREFLSKLGDLSQTLIFAKIENVEGLNHFDEILEEADGIILSRGNLGIDLPPEKVFLFQKSALHKCNMAGKPAVVTRVVDSMTDNLRPTRAEATDVANAVLDGSDAILLGAETLRGLYPVETISTVGRICAEAEKVFNQDLYFKRTVKYVGEPMTHLESIASSAVRAAIKVKASVIICFTSSGRAARLIAKYRPTMPVLSVVIPRLKTNQLKWSFTGAFEARQSLIVRGLFPMLADPRHPAESTSTTNESVLKVALDHGKASGVIKSHDRVVVCQKVGDSSVVKIIELDD; encoded by the exons ATGCATTCCACCAATCTGCTCCTCGAGGAGCCCATCCGGATGGTCTCCATCCTCGAGCCATCCAAGCCG AACTTCTTCCCGGCGATGACGAAGATCGTGGGGACGCTGGGTCCCAAGTCCCGGTCCGTTGAGGCCATCTCCGCCTGTCTAAAGGCCGGCATGTCTG TGGCCCGTTTCGATTTCTCGTGGGGGGATGCCGCGTACCACCAGGAGACACTCGAGAACCTCAAGCTCGCCATCAAGGCCACCAAGAAGCTATGTGCT GTTATGCTCGACACTGTTGGCCCTGAGTTGCAAGTGGTGAACAAGAGTGAAGTCACAATCTCGCTTGAAGAGAACGAGTCTGTTGTTCTCACCCCTCACCAGGGCCAGGAGGCCTCTTCCAAGTTGCTCCCTATCAACTTCGCTGGACTCGCCAAG GCTGTGAAGCCCGGAGCCACAATATTCGTTGGGCAATATTTGTTCACGGGCAGTGAGACTACATCAGTTTGGCTGGAG GTTTCTGAAGTTCAAGGGGATGACGTGGTTTGCGTGATCAAGAACTCAGCTACCCTGGCTGGGTCACTCTTCACATTGCACTGCTCCCAGATCCATATCGACATGCCCACGCTGTCTGATGAGGATAAAGAT GTTATGAAAAAATGGGGTGCTCCAAACAAGATTGACTTCCTCTCTCTTTCTTATACAAGGCACGCAGAAGATGTGCGGCAA GCACGGGAGTTCCTCTCTAAGTTAGGTGATCTTAGCCAAACTCTGATTTTTGCCAAAATTGAGAATGTGGAG GGCTTGAACCATTTTGATGAGATCCTGGAGGAAGCGGATGGTATCATTCTCTCAAGAGGGAACCTTGGAATTGATCTTCCACCTGAAAAG GTGTTCTTATTTCAGAAGTCTGCTCTGCACAAGTGCAACATGGCTGGAAAGCCTGCTGTTGTTACTCGTGTTGTGGACAGTATGACGGACAACCTAAGGCCTACTCGTGCGGAGGCAACTGATGTGGCAAATGCGGTGCTGGATG GTAGTGATGCCATTCTCCTTGGTGCCGAGACTCTCCGTGGGTTGTATCCAGTTGAGACTATTTCAACAGTGGGCAGAATTTGTGCTGAG GCTGAGAAGGTCTTCAACCAAGATTTGTACTTTAAGCGAACTGTGAAATATGTGGGAGAACCCATGACCCACTTGGAGTCTATTGCTTCCTCTGCA GTGCGGGCTGCTATTAAAGTTAAGGCTTCGGTCATCATTTGCTTCACCTCATCTGGACGGGCTGCAAG GCTAATTGCCAAGTACAGGCCCACCATGCCTGTCCTCTCTGTTGTCATTCCTCGTCTGAAAACAAATCAATTGAAGTGGAGCTTCACAGGTGCATTTGAG GCAAGACAATCACTCATAGTTAGAGGTCTCTTTCCCATGCTTGCCGATCCACGTCATCCG GCTGAATCTACTAGCACTACAAATGAATCAGTGTTGAAGGTTGCTCTTGACCACGGCAAAGCATCTGGTGTGATCAAGTCGCATGACCGCGTCGTCGTGTGCCAGAAAGTGGGAGATTCCTCTGTCGTGAAGATCATTGAGCTGGACGACTAG